One window from the genome of Rhodococcus sp. ABRD24 encodes:
- a CDS encoding FAD-dependent oxidoreductase yields MTSLSSPPLHVAVVGAGPAGIHAAGVLSHLAPRTKIDLIELLPAPYGLVRYGVSPDHPRIKKIVESLHGVLDGSNIRLLCNIEIGTEITVDELRDAYDAVIIATGASRDATLDIPGIRLPGSFGAADFVSWYNGHPDAHTTWPLSAESVAVIGAGNVALDVTRMLIKHAHTLSDTDVSDRVYQDLAANPIRDVHLFARRGPADVRFSPIELRELGDQLDVDVIVNPADLESNPHLDRMTRQFTPVHHIVETMREWSRIPADRRTASRRVYLHFHHAPAAVLGADTVEGLRTEVMAPDGYGHAFGSGEFVEHDVQAVYRAVGYASTALAGVPFDHASNTVPHVAGAVVDNHGNHVPGLYTTGWIKRGPVGLIGSTKSDARQTVDTLLARVAADARPRLDRQGVDGLLRDRNLRTVDWDGWLRIDSAERELGAACGRDRIKIVERDELVTIGTQPRDQT; encoded by the coding sequence TTGACGTCGCTGTCGTCTCCACCCCTTCACGTCGCCGTCGTCGGAGCCGGACCCGCCGGCATCCATGCGGCCGGCGTCCTCTCCCATCTTGCGCCGCGCACGAAGATCGACCTTATCGAGCTCCTTCCAGCCCCCTACGGGCTTGTCCGGTACGGGGTTTCGCCCGACCATCCGAGAATCAAGAAGATTGTCGAATCGCTCCACGGCGTGCTCGACGGCAGCAACATTCGCCTGTTGTGCAACATCGAGATCGGAACCGAAATCACCGTCGACGAACTGCGCGATGCCTACGACGCTGTCATCATCGCCACCGGCGCCTCCCGCGATGCGACGCTGGACATCCCCGGTATCCGACTACCCGGATCGTTCGGCGCAGCCGACTTCGTCTCCTGGTACAACGGGCATCCGGACGCACACACCACGTGGCCACTGAGCGCCGAGTCGGTGGCCGTGATCGGCGCGGGCAACGTCGCCTTGGATGTGACCCGGATGCTGATCAAGCACGCGCATACGTTGTCCGATACCGACGTTTCCGACAGGGTGTACCAAGACCTCGCGGCGAACCCGATTCGTGACGTCCACCTGTTCGCCCGGCGCGGCCCCGCCGACGTCCGCTTCTCGCCGATAGAGCTTCGCGAACTCGGTGACCAGCTCGACGTCGACGTGATAGTGAATCCTGCTGATCTCGAATCGAATCCGCACCTCGACCGGATGACGCGGCAGTTCACCCCGGTCCACCACATCGTGGAGACCATGCGCGAGTGGTCCCGCATCCCGGCAGACCGGCGCACGGCATCACGGCGGGTGTACCTGCACTTCCACCACGCTCCGGCTGCAGTCCTCGGCGCCGACACCGTCGAGGGTCTGCGCACCGAGGTCATGGCCCCTGACGGATACGGGCACGCATTCGGATCCGGCGAGTTCGTCGAGCATGACGTGCAGGCGGTCTACCGCGCCGTCGGGTACGCGAGCACAGCACTGGCTGGCGTCCCGTTCGATCATGCCTCCAACACCGTCCCACACGTCGCGGGCGCTGTCGTCGACAATCACGGCAATCACGTTCCCGGGCTTTACACGACGGGATGGATCAAGCGCGGCCCCGTCGGGCTGATCGGGTCGACGAAGTCCGACGCCCGCCAGACCGTTGACACCCTGCTCGCGCGGGTCGCCGCCGACGCTCGTCCGCGCCTCGACAGGCAGGGCGTCGACGGCCTACTCCGGGACCGCAACCTTCGGACGGTCGACTGGGACGGCTGGCTCCGGATCGACTCCGCAGAAAGAGAACTCGGCGCAGCGTGTGGCCGGGATCGCATCAAAATCGTCGAACGCGACGAACTGGTCACTATCGGCACGCAACCACGAGATCAAACATAG
- a CDS encoding trypsin-like peptidase domain-containing protein: MTANRLRRSVFSAALAVLAAAGLALVAIPLEHGTIDASPPAAVVAPAPPSAIALSPEEISNRVVPTIVTITATSGFTEMAGTGIVLSPDAVVLTNHHVIDGGSDITATSMHDKAKYAVEVLGYDSSRDLAVLRLTGAKGLPAAVLGSSNAVRVGDAVTAIGNAEGGGVPVSAPGAVTRLGVAVTTRNTTDGSRNQLSGLIEVDANVRPGDSGGPLVDALGNVIGVSSAGNAVDGHAENAPTPKSFAIPIGAAMPLVDQILAGRSSETVHIGPTPLLGVSVRDHRGPQSPGPSGAQVAAVGYRSPAEGVGLARGDVITEFDGVPIRAAADLTTRMIALHPGDAVKLRWIDGAGLERVESVVLAEGPPH, encoded by the coding sequence GTGACCGCGAATCGTCTGCGCCGCAGTGTTTTCAGTGCTGCTCTGGCAGTGCTCGCGGCCGCAGGCCTCGCGCTCGTGGCAATTCCGCTCGAACACGGCACTATCGACGCTTCGCCGCCGGCTGCCGTCGTCGCACCCGCGCCACCATCGGCGATTGCGCTCAGCCCCGAGGAGATCTCGAACCGGGTGGTTCCCACCATCGTGACCATCACCGCCACGTCGGGATTCACTGAGATGGCCGGCACTGGGATCGTGCTCAGCCCGGACGCCGTGGTGCTCACCAACCACCATGTGATCGACGGCGGATCGGACATCACGGCAACGAGCATGCACGACAAGGCGAAGTATGCCGTCGAAGTACTCGGATACGACAGCTCCCGAGATCTCGCGGTGCTGCGGCTCACCGGGGCGAAGGGCCTGCCCGCGGCCGTCCTGGGATCGTCGAATGCGGTCCGGGTCGGCGACGCCGTCACGGCGATCGGAAACGCCGAGGGCGGTGGAGTTCCGGTATCCGCACCCGGCGCCGTCACCCGCCTGGGCGTGGCGGTGACGACCCGAAATACGACGGACGGCTCCCGCAACCAGCTGTCCGGCCTGATCGAAGTCGATGCGAACGTTCGGCCGGGCGACTCCGGCGGCCCACTCGTCGACGCTCTCGGCAACGTGATCGGTGTCAGCAGTGCGGGCAATGCAGTCGACGGCCACGCCGAGAATGCGCCCACACCCAAGTCGTTTGCCATCCCCATCGGCGCCGCAATGCCGCTCGTCGACCAGATTCTCGCCGGCCGCTCGTCCGAGACCGTGCACATCGGTCCAACCCCGCTGCTGGGCGTCAGCGTCCGCGATCACCGCGGCCCGCAGTCCCCCGGACCCTCCGGCGCGCAGGTCGCCGCCGTCGGGTATCGAAGTCCCGCTGAGGGAGTCGGGCTGGCGCGCGGCGATGTGATCACCGAGTTCGACGGCGTGCCGATCCGGGCCGCCGCCGATCTGACCACCCGGATGATCGCCCTGCACCCCGGGGACGCCGTGAAACTCCGATGGATCGACGGAGCCGGGCTTGAACGGGTGGAATCCGTCGTACTGGCGGAGGGGCCGCCGCACTAG
- a CDS encoding FAD-binding oxidoreductase — MHGIENLNVLAHRLSPGSLLTDPDLLESYRQDWSFDPDSGTPAAVVRAADRAEVEEVLRFANEYGIPVVPRGSGTSVVGGSTAIDGAITLSLERMTAINVDPASRTAVVEPGALTVDVKLAAAAAGLFYPPDPSSYEICSIGGNVATNAGGPCCAKYGVTSDYVLGMTVVLADGSAVELGGARVKDSPGLALAKLFVGSEGTLGVITSITLRLVPHPSPAHTLVAYFPHMREAAAASHDIAVALRPSQLEIMDNAAVNVAEDFLRMDLDRTAGALLIACSDAGAAAESEVARMEKICEKLNSTAVFKTDDRFEGELFDRPRHAIYEALEKAGVVISDDVAVPNRHLSALTEGLAAIAERNRTTIVSCTHAADELTHPVLSYPHGNESAAVAAAVARREVHELVAALGGTISTEYGIGRQKRAALAASVAPELLSLHRRIKQAIDPSNILNPDVLIP, encoded by the coding sequence ATGCATGGCATCGAGAATTTGAACGTACTCGCACATCGACTGTCACCGGGCTCTCTGCTCACAGATCCTGACTTGCTCGAGTCCTATCGGCAGGATTGGAGTTTTGATCCGGATTCCGGAACGCCTGCGGCAGTTGTCCGCGCCGCCGACAGGGCGGAAGTCGAGGAAGTGCTCAGGTTCGCCAACGAATACGGCATTCCGGTGGTACCCCGTGGATCGGGAACCAGCGTGGTCGGGGGTTCCACGGCTATCGACGGAGCCATCACCCTCAGCCTCGAGCGGATGACCGCCATCAATGTCGACCCGGCATCACGGACTGCTGTCGTCGAGCCAGGAGCTCTCACTGTCGACGTCAAGTTGGCTGCCGCCGCCGCTGGTTTGTTCTATCCCCCGGATCCGTCGTCGTACGAGATCTGCTCGATCGGCGGCAATGTGGCGACCAATGCGGGCGGGCCGTGCTGTGCGAAATACGGTGTTACCAGTGACTATGTATTGGGTATGACGGTTGTTCTCGCCGATGGTTCAGCCGTTGAGCTCGGTGGGGCTCGTGTGAAGGATTCACCTGGTTTGGCGTTGGCGAAGCTCTTCGTCGGAAGCGAGGGGACCCTCGGGGTGATCACCAGCATCACACTGCGTCTCGTCCCTCATCCCTCTCCGGCGCACACTCTGGTTGCCTACTTCCCGCACATGCGCGAAGCAGCTGCTGCCTCGCACGATATTGCGGTTGCTCTCCGGCCGTCCCAGCTCGAGATCATGGACAACGCCGCTGTCAATGTGGCAGAGGACTTCCTCAGGATGGATCTCGACCGGACGGCAGGAGCGCTGCTGATTGCATGCTCCGATGCGGGCGCAGCAGCGGAGAGTGAGGTGGCCAGGATGGAGAAGATCTGCGAAAAACTCAACAGCACAGCTGTCTTCAAGACCGACGACCGGTTCGAAGGGGAGCTGTTCGATCGCCCGCGTCATGCGATCTATGAGGCGCTCGAGAAGGCCGGAGTGGTGATCAGTGACGACGTAGCGGTACCAAATCGACATCTCTCGGCGTTGACCGAGGGCCTAGCAGCAATAGCGGAGCGGAATCGCACGACCATCGTCAGTTGCACACATGCTGCCGATGAACTGACCCACCCAGTCCTGAGCTACCCCCACGGCAACGAATCCGCCGCTGTCGCTGCAGCGGTGGCGAGAAGGGAAGTTCATGAACTCGTTGCTGCACTCGGTGGCACCATTTCGACCGAGTACGGTATTGGCCGTCAGAAGAGAGCCGCTCTGGCAGCCAGCGTGGCACCGGAACTCCTATCGCTGCACCGGCGCATCAAGCAAGCAATCGATCCATCCAACATCCTCAATCCCGATGTTCTGATCCCGTAG
- a CDS encoding protein kinase produces MAERNPESTRCRQAVDPCAELEADGFENAHEVGRGKYGVVYSCFQRALDRTVAVKVLAPGLDDEHLEHFVHAHQDMGRLSDHPNIVSILQIGVTATGRPYIVMPQHPQGSLDTRIRREGPVPLGETLDIGVKLAGALETAHRAGVVHQGVKPTNVIFSEYNEPQLTDFGIARVCDDVRPSTNFEAAPQTCTPPELIPAEPPSVASDVYDLGALLLSALTGYAQLEQQSVEPSHIPPVQADTVQGPDLNLDGLPEAVRKVIERAMAEDPAARHSSAAELGDDLRNAQRTCGLTVGEMALPALARDRMAEQPPAIRPASRRQNPRTRAVPHIAVTSFVGRKRLLSEARTTLAESRLVTLTGPGGVGKTRIAYELAERSRKTFRDGVRIVELASVEDASRVADAVVSALAVPDQSNREAIGKLIDYLHDRQMLIVLDNCEHLLRAAATMVAELLVEARGVRILATSREPLSIAGEHIYVIPPLSTPPLDGPCTPDGIDHFEAVRLLIDRARSITPEFEVTERNANAIVQLCNRLDGIPLAIELASARLRTLSVTQIVERLDRRFQLLTSGDRVALPRQQTLRALIDWSYELCTEPEKVLWSRLSVFAGNFDLEAAEQVCGFGDLTPDVILDVLDRLVAKSILVTDRDGEIVRYRQLMTVREYGSEILSTSGDYATVKRRHRDHYLDRAARMVETWCGPGQAEALAETRRNHSNLISALEWSTNTPEELGSAAELAALLRYHWIAGGFLSDGRRCLEEILAAMVDPNPQHGEALWVAAWVALIQGDRNSAAAWLAECDELARKNDDPRLATHVAQWKAEHHLFSGDAAGAINLLEQALTRHVELGDLASQLTTQFQLAMAQTYNGHHIEALQTCRDALALSNGQGERWARSYALWISGVCHWHLEEFDRAQQDALDALSMQHDFKDSICTALTIELLSWIAASTSNFDRAAELVAAAGAVWSRLGTSVEAFGPHLQRDSIESAKKAANVLGNKRMTELSESHLKLDKDAAIDLAIGAARTAGQRQPHESATPTSPLTKREHEIAALVSRGLSNRAIAESLVISTRTVDGHVERILAKLDFTSRTQIASWLASRTALAGEDGPQRT; encoded by the coding sequence ATGGCCGAACGCAACCCAGAATCAACCCGATGTCGACAAGCGGTCGACCCGTGCGCCGAGCTCGAAGCTGACGGATTCGAGAACGCCCACGAGGTTGGCCGCGGTAAGTACGGGGTTGTTTACAGTTGCTTCCAACGCGCGCTTGACCGAACCGTGGCCGTCAAGGTTCTGGCACCTGGTCTCGACGATGAGCATCTCGAGCACTTTGTCCACGCACATCAGGACATGGGGCGACTGTCCGACCATCCCAACATCGTCAGCATTCTTCAGATCGGAGTGACCGCCACTGGTCGCCCCTACATCGTCATGCCGCAACATCCACAAGGATCGCTCGACACCCGTATTCGGCGGGAGGGACCCGTGCCCTTGGGTGAGACTCTCGATATCGGGGTGAAGCTCGCTGGCGCACTGGAGACCGCGCACCGGGCCGGGGTAGTCCATCAAGGCGTCAAGCCCACGAATGTGATCTTCAGCGAGTACAACGAACCTCAACTCACCGATTTCGGCATCGCTCGCGTCTGCGATGACGTTCGACCGTCTACCAACTTCGAGGCGGCGCCGCAAACCTGTACACCACCAGAACTGATCCCGGCAGAGCCGCCGAGCGTTGCATCGGACGTCTACGATCTGGGAGCTCTGCTTCTCAGCGCTCTCACCGGGTACGCGCAGTTGGAACAACAGAGCGTCGAGCCGTCCCATATCCCGCCCGTGCAGGCCGACACCGTACAGGGTCCAGATCTGAACCTGGATGGGCTACCCGAAGCTGTGCGTAAGGTGATCGAGCGCGCAATGGCGGAGGATCCGGCCGCCCGGCACAGTTCCGCGGCAGAGTTGGGCGACGACCTGCGCAATGCCCAACGCACTTGCGGGCTGACTGTTGGCGAGATGGCACTACCAGCCCTCGCCCGCGATCGCATGGCTGAGCAACCGCCGGCGATTCGCCCCGCTTCGCGACGGCAGAATCCACGCACCAGAGCTGTCCCGCACATCGCGGTGACCAGTTTCGTCGGTAGGAAAAGGCTCCTCTCCGAGGCGCGAACGACACTTGCGGAATCCCGCCTGGTGACGCTGACAGGTCCAGGGGGAGTTGGTAAGACGAGGATCGCTTACGAACTCGCCGAACGCTCCCGCAAGACCTTCCGCGACGGGGTGCGCATCGTCGAGTTGGCGAGTGTCGAAGATGCGTCTCGCGTCGCCGACGCCGTCGTGTCAGCCCTGGCGGTACCGGATCAGTCCAATCGTGAGGCGATCGGCAAACTCATCGACTACTTACACGACCGCCAGATGCTGATTGTGCTCGACAACTGTGAGCATCTTCTCCGGGCGGCGGCCACCATGGTCGCAGAGCTGCTCGTCGAAGCGCGCGGTGTTCGAATCCTTGCCACCAGCAGAGAACCGCTCTCCATCGCCGGTGAGCACATCTACGTGATTCCGCCCCTGTCCACGCCACCGCTGGACGGGCCCTGTACGCCCGACGGTATCGACCATTTCGAGGCGGTACGCCTTCTGATCGACCGGGCCCGCAGCATCACTCCCGAGTTCGAGGTGACCGAGCGGAACGCGAACGCCATCGTGCAATTGTGCAACCGGCTCGACGGAATTCCACTTGCAATCGAACTCGCATCGGCCCGCCTTCGAACCCTGTCCGTAACACAAATCGTCGAGCGCCTCGATCGTCGATTCCAGCTGCTGACCAGCGGAGACCGAGTGGCGTTGCCGCGGCAGCAGACTCTGCGTGCACTCATCGACTGGAGTTACGAACTGTGCACTGAACCCGAAAAGGTCTTGTGGTCAAGGCTTTCCGTGTTTGCAGGCAATTTCGATCTCGAAGCCGCGGAACAAGTATGCGGATTCGGCGACCTCACCCCGGACGTCATACTCGATGTGCTGGACCGATTGGTGGCCAAGTCGATTCTCGTAACCGATCGCGACGGCGAAATCGTCCGATACCGCCAGCTGATGACAGTACGCGAGTATGGTTCCGAAATACTTTCTACCTCAGGCGATTACGCTACCGTCAAACGCCGCCACCGTGACCACTACCTCGATCGCGCCGCGCGGATGGTCGAGACCTGGTGCGGACCGGGCCAAGCGGAAGCATTGGCAGAGACGCGCCGCAATCACTCGAATCTGATCTCCGCACTGGAGTGGTCGACCAACACTCCGGAGGAGTTGGGATCTGCGGCAGAACTTGCAGCGCTCCTTCGATATCACTGGATAGCCGGAGGCTTTCTCAGTGATGGGCGACGGTGCCTCGAAGAGATCCTGGCTGCAATGGTTGATCCCAACCCGCAGCATGGAGAGGCTCTCTGGGTAGCGGCCTGGGTTGCGCTCATCCAAGGGGACCGCAACAGCGCTGCGGCATGGTTGGCCGAGTGTGATGAGTTGGCCCGCAAGAATGACGACCCTCGGCTCGCAACACATGTTGCGCAATGGAAAGCGGAGCACCACCTCTTCTCTGGTGACGCGGCGGGTGCGATCAACCTGCTCGAGCAGGCTCTCACTCGACACGTAGAGCTAGGAGACCTCGCCTCACAACTCACGACCCAGTTCCAGCTGGCCATGGCCCAGACCTACAACGGTCACCACATCGAGGCCTTGCAGACGTGTCGTGATGCCCTGGCACTCAGTAACGGACAGGGCGAAAGGTGGGCACGCTCGTACGCATTGTGGATCAGCGGAGTCTGCCACTGGCATCTCGAGGAATTCGACCGAGCCCAGCAGGACGCCCTCGACGCGCTGTCCATGCAGCACGACTTCAAGGACAGCATCTGCACCGCACTCACCATCGAGCTGCTCTCCTGGATTGCGGCGTCCACATCGAACTTCGACCGGGCAGCTGAACTGGTGGCCGCGGCCGGCGCGGTCTGGAGCAGGCTCGGTACCTCGGTCGAGGCCTTCGGCCCACATCTGCAGCGCGACTCGATCGAGTCGGCGAAGAAGGCAGCGAACGTGCTGGGAAACAAACGGATGACCGAACTGTCGGAGTCGCATCTCAAGCTGGACAAGGATGCCGCTATCGATCTGGCAATCGGCGCCGCCCGAACAGCCGGCCAGCGTCAACCTCACGAGTCGGCCACACCGACGTCACCCTTGACGAAACGAGAGCATGAGATTGCCGCACTGGTCTCCAGGGGACTGAGCAATCGAGCGATCGCCGAATCACTCGTCATCTCGACACGAACAGTCGACGGGCATGTCGAGAGGATCCTCGCCAAGCTCGACTTCACATCGAGAACGCAGATCGCATCATGGCTCGCGAGCAGAACTGCGCTCGCCGGTGAGGACGGCCCGCAGCGCACCTAG
- the fdxA gene encoding ferredoxin, whose protein sequence is MTYVIALPCVDLKDKACIEECPVDCIYEGGRMLYIHPDECVDYGACEPVCPVEAIFYEDDLPADFASYYTANVDFFASLGSPGGGTRKGPIHRDHPIVAAVQPKTPD, encoded by the coding sequence ATGACGTATGTGATTGCACTGCCATGCGTGGATCTCAAAGACAAGGCGTGCATCGAGGAATGCCCTGTCGACTGCATCTACGAGGGCGGACGGATGCTCTACATCCATCCTGACGAATGTGTGGATTACGGTGCATGCGAACCAGTTTGCCCAGTTGAAGCCATATTCTACGAAGACGATCTTCCTGCCGATTTCGCCTCCTACTACACCGCGAATGTCGACTTCTTCGCCAGCCTCGGCTCGCCAGGAGGTGGCACCCGGAAAGGTCCGATCCATCGCGATCACCCCATCGTCGCGGCGGTCCAGCCGAAGACGCCAGACTGA
- the rfbC gene encoding dTDP-4-dehydrorhamnose 3,5-epimerase has product MDYRELKVPGAWEITPRQFSDDRGLFLEWFKEPGFSDATGRTLDLQQANCSVSAAGVLRGVHFADASPGQAKYVTCVNGAVLDVVVDLQVGSPTFGQWDSILLDDIDRRASFISEGLGHAFLSLEDGSTVVYMCSTGYNPEREHEVSPLDPEIGIDWPTVGRDGTPLQWKLSDKDLAAPTLRQALDSGLLPQNEEGVH; this is encoded by the coding sequence ATGGATTATCGGGAATTGAAGGTTCCAGGAGCGTGGGAGATCACGCCCCGACAGTTCAGCGACGACCGAGGGCTGTTCCTCGAGTGGTTCAAGGAGCCCGGATTCTCGGATGCCACCGGCCGGACACTGGATCTGCAGCAGGCGAACTGCTCGGTATCCGCAGCGGGTGTACTGCGCGGCGTGCACTTCGCCGACGCCTCGCCCGGGCAGGCCAAGTACGTCACATGCGTAAATGGCGCGGTGCTCGACGTCGTGGTCGATTTACAGGTCGGCTCGCCCACGTTCGGGCAGTGGGATTCGATCCTGCTCGACGACATCGACCGGCGAGCGAGCTTCATCTCCGAAGGTCTCGGCCACGCTTTCCTGTCCCTCGAGGACGGCTCGACCGTGGTGTACATGTGTTCGACGGGTTACAACCCCGAGCGCGAGCACGAGGTGAGCCCACTGGATCCGGAAATCGGCATCGACTGGCCCACAGTCGGACGCGACGGCACCCCACTGCAATGGAAGCTGTCGGACAAGGATCTTGCCGCACCCACACTGCGACAGGCTCTGGACTCGGGTCTGCTGCCGCAGAACGAGGAGGGGGTGCACTGA
- the rfbA gene encoding glucose-1-phosphate thymidylyltransferase RfbA: MRGIILAGGTGSRLHPITLGVSKQLVPVYDKPMIYYPLTTLLLAGIRDILIITTPGDAEQFRLLLGDGSRFGISLSYQVQAEPNGLAQAFVLGADHIGTDSVALVLGDNIFYGPGLGTTLTRFHHVKGGAVFGYWVSEPRAYGVIEFDDDGMAVSLEEKPATPRSNYAVPGLYFYDNDVVSIARDLEPSARGEYEITDVNRTYLEAGRLQVEVLPRGTAWLDTGTFDSLLDASNYVRTIEQRQGLKIGVPEEVAWRRGFISDDELRERAEPLVKSGYGTYLLALLDRGREW, from the coding sequence ATGCGCGGAATCATCCTGGCCGGCGGCACGGGCAGCCGACTGCACCCGATCACGCTCGGTGTGAGCAAGCAGCTTGTGCCGGTCTATGACAAGCCGATGATCTACTACCCGCTCACCACGCTCCTATTGGCCGGGATCCGCGACATCCTGATCATCACCACCCCCGGCGACGCCGAGCAGTTCCGTCTACTCCTCGGCGACGGGTCCCGCTTCGGGATTTCGCTGAGCTATCAGGTGCAGGCCGAACCGAACGGTCTCGCGCAGGCCTTCGTGCTCGGCGCCGACCACATCGGCACCGACTCCGTCGCGCTCGTCTTGGGTGACAACATCTTCTACGGCCCTGGCCTGGGCACGACGCTCACCCGCTTCCACCACGTCAAAGGCGGCGCCGTGTTCGGCTACTGGGTGTCCGAACCCCGCGCGTACGGCGTCATCGAGTTCGACGACGACGGGATGGCAGTCTCACTGGAGGAGAAGCCGGCGACGCCGCGCTCCAACTATGCGGTGCCGGGGCTGTACTTCTACGACAACGACGTCGTGTCCATCGCCCGCGACCTCGAGCCGTCCGCGCGTGGCGAATACGAGATCACCGACGTCAACCGGACATATCTCGAGGCCGGACGGCTGCAGGTCGAGGTTCTTCCGCGTGGCACTGCTTGGTTGGATACCGGCACATTCGACTCGTTGCTCGACGCGTCCAACTACGTGCGGACCATCGAGCAGCGGCAGGGTCTCAAGATCGGCGTGCCCGAGGAGGTCGCGTGGCGACGCGGCTTCATTTCCGACGACGAGCTGCGTGAGCGCGCCGAACCGCTGGTCAAGTCCGGCTACGGCACGTACCTGCTGGCACTGCTCGACCGCGGTAGAGAATGGTGA
- a CDS encoding DUF2254 domain-containing protein — protein sequence MRRILRPFPVRGGAYLEADWRREALRTNLWLVPAIEAIVVIGLFGVTQALDRAVYSSDTAWPSWVVSGTADAARQTLTTIAAALITVVGVVFSITIVALTLASTQFGPRMLRNFIRDRGTQLTLGTFVATFLYAVMVLVSISPGPHGDFVPHLSVTVALALTVTDLAVLIYFINHITTTIQLPQVIAGIAADLSEEIDVQSDATEDQCRSGPSVEESLALIHESGAVVYTPRSGYLQFIRHETLVQIATDAGAVIHLPYRPGHFLVRGHVLAHVWPAEAAGQVAEHLERGHVTGPYRTLTQDVSFAVDQLVEIALRALSPAVNDTFTALNCIDWLSDGLCRITTDWQPRRIRRDRDGRIRLITYQPEYDRLVQRAFEKIRQASGGMPAVMIRQLDALAKILGKTDVLERRQVLLDQAAMIQRANLATVTEAADRDDVSRRYQVLLDLNDQLEKG from the coding sequence ATGCGAAGAATTTTGCGGCCATTCCCGGTACGCGGCGGGGCCTATCTCGAAGCCGATTGGCGTCGGGAGGCGTTGCGCACCAACCTGTGGCTGGTACCGGCTATCGAGGCGATCGTCGTCATCGGGCTCTTCGGCGTGACGCAGGCGCTCGACCGGGCGGTCTACTCCAGCGATACGGCATGGCCGTCCTGGGTGGTGAGTGGCACCGCGGATGCGGCCCGGCAGACTCTGACCACCATCGCGGCCGCGCTGATCACGGTGGTCGGCGTCGTGTTCTCGATCACGATCGTCGCGCTGACCCTCGCTTCCACCCAGTTCGGTCCGCGCATGTTGCGCAACTTCATCCGCGACCGCGGAACGCAGTTGACCCTGGGCACGTTCGTGGCCACCTTCCTCTACGCCGTCATGGTGCTGGTCTCGATCAGTCCGGGGCCGCACGGCGACTTTGTGCCACACCTGTCCGTCACGGTCGCGCTTGCATTGACGGTTACCGATCTCGCAGTTCTGATCTACTTCATAAACCACATCACCACGACCATCCAACTGCCACAAGTCATTGCGGGTATCGCAGCCGATCTATCCGAGGAGATCGATGTTCAGAGCGATGCCACGGAGGACCAGTGCCGCAGCGGCCCGTCCGTGGAGGAATCGCTGGCCTTGATCCATGAGAGCGGCGCCGTCGTCTACACCCCACGTAGCGGCTACCTACAGTTCATCCGGCACGAAACGCTGGTGCAGATCGCGACCGACGCCGGAGCCGTCATCCACCTGCCCTATCGGCCCGGGCACTTCCTCGTCCGTGGGCATGTCCTCGCCCACGTGTGGCCGGCGGAAGCGGCTGGCCAAGTTGCCGAGCATCTCGAGCGTGGGCACGTCACCGGGCCGTACCGCACGCTGACTCAGGACGTGTCCTTCGCGGTCGACCAGCTCGTCGAAATAGCTTTGCGTGCCCTCTCTCCCGCCGTCAACGACACCTTCACCGCGCTGAACTGCATCGACTGGCTCAGCGACGGCCTGTGTCGGATCACCACCGACTGGCAGCCGAGACGGATCCGCCGCGATCGTGACGGACGCATCCGTCTGATCACCTACCAGCCCGAGTACGACCGGCTTGTGCAACGCGCCTTCGAGAAGATCCGTCAGGCCAGCGGAGGTATGCCTGCTGTGATGATCCGTCAACTCGATGCACTTGCCAAGATCCTCGGGAAGACGGATGTGCTCGAACGTCGGCAGGTGCTCCTCGATCAAGCCGCGATGATCCAGCGGGCCAACCTCGCCACGGTGACCGAGGCAGCCGATCGCGACGACGTAAGCCGCCGCTATCAGGTATTGCTCGACCTGAACGACCAACTCGAGAAGGGTTGA